The Hyphococcus flavus genome contains a region encoding:
- a CDS encoding Y-family DNA polymerase, whose amino-acid sequence MPQVENIDSLRDRSGNVKSYRPVDGLAYLFIDFNAYFAGVEQHDYPELRGRPVIVSPLKSEHTSAIAASYEARPFGIRRGTKISEARELCPDIAVMPARHDRYVQVHKLLMAEIERHLPLEKVYSVDEAAFRLSRSEREKEKAIRTAEAVKRGLAENVGPALRSSIGLAPSRLLAKLAAERVKPDGLTVLELQDLPHSLANMPLTDIPGVGSGVAARLARSGITDFTALWNIEPKRARAIWGSVQGERFWYQLHGFEVDEPPTKKSMIGHSRVLSREHEAPNEARIVARALLLKAASRLRHYHMFASSLSLSIRLRPDGGWAKARRFSHSQDSYLFLKSLDDMWGEFLAYRRKELAAGRLGGVTVYLHGLSKAGDASVEQFDLFEEPELKHGDGRRAALWRAIDQINADPDSKFRRLGNIRDNILPPAHRHVMLASQAGLDLNYLGAKIAFSRVPEEAEFLY is encoded by the coding sequence ATGCCGCAGGTGGAGAACATCGATAGCCTGAGAGACCGGTCAGGGAATGTGAAAAGCTACCGGCCTGTAGACGGGCTTGCCTACCTGTTTATTGATTTTAACGCCTATTTTGCTGGCGTTGAGCAGCATGACTATCCAGAACTGCGCGGCCGCCCGGTCATCGTGTCTCCCCTGAAGTCCGAGCATACGAGTGCGATCGCCGCAAGTTATGAAGCACGCCCCTTTGGGATAAGACGGGGTACGAAAATAAGCGAAGCGCGAGAGCTTTGTCCTGATATTGCCGTCATGCCCGCACGCCATGACCGGTATGTCCAGGTTCATAAACTTCTGATGGCTGAGATCGAACGGCATCTGCCGCTTGAAAAAGTCTATTCCGTCGATGAGGCGGCTTTTCGTTTGTCCCGTTCTGAACGCGAGAAGGAAAAAGCGATCAGGACGGCCGAAGCCGTCAAACGCGGCCTCGCTGAAAATGTCGGGCCGGCATTGCGTTCTTCAATCGGACTGGCGCCGAGCAGACTTCTCGCCAAGCTTGCGGCGGAACGGGTCAAGCCGGATGGGTTGACTGTACTTGAGTTGCAAGACCTCCCGCATTCGCTGGCAAACATGCCGCTCACGGATATTCCCGGTGTGGGGTCTGGCGTAGCGGCGCGTCTTGCCCGTTCAGGGATTACGGATTTTACCGCGCTCTGGAACATTGAACCCAAACGCGCCCGCGCCATATGGGGGTCAGTGCAGGGCGAACGCTTCTGGTACCAGTTGCACGGTTTTGAAGTTGACGAGCCGCCAACCAAGAAGTCCATGATCGGTCATAGCCGGGTTTTGTCGCGCGAGCATGAAGCGCCAAACGAAGCGCGGATTGTGGCGCGCGCATTGTTATTGAAAGCCGCCAGCCGGCTTCGTCATTATCACATGTTTGCATCTTCTTTAAGCCTTTCGATCCGGCTTCGCCCGGATGGCGGCTGGGCGAAGGCGCGGCGGTTTTCACATTCTCAAGACAGTTATCTATTTTTGAAATCGCTTGATGACATGTGGGGTGAATTCCTCGCTTATCGGCGAAAGGAGTTAGCGGCGGGCCGGCTTGGCGGTGTAACGGTTTACCTTCATGGGTTGTCAAAAGCGGGGGATGCGAGTGTCGAACAATTCGATCTTTTTGAAGAACCAGAGTTGAAACACGGGGATGGCCGCCGCGCCGCGCTTTGGCGCGCCATTGACCAGATTAACGCCGACCCGGATTCAAAATTTCGCAGGCTTGGAAACATCCGCGACAATATTCTCCCACCGGCGCATCGTCATGTGATGCTGGCAAGCCAGGCTGGGCTCGACCTGAACTACCTCGGTGCGAAGATCGCTTTCTCCCGCGTGCCGGAAGAGGCGGAGTTCCTGTATTGA
- a CDS encoding RNA polymerase sigma factor, producing MADARAIAEETARASYGRLLAWLSARTGDVAAAEDALADAFRAALENWPEKGLPNSPEAWILTTARRKLIDQARKNKTRVEAVSALLLAAEETEDEANSERSIPDKRLELMFACAHPAIDASVRTPLMLQTVLGLDAARIASAFLISPKAMSARLVRAKRKIKDARIPFETPAIEVLPERINAVLDSIYAAFGTGWNDFDGADEGSSDLAHEAIFLATLLTKLAPDEAEVWGLLALTLHAEARREARRHNDIYVPLEEQDVRKWGLSFIEKAEEALARAWSLKKPGRYQLEAAIQSAHANSRLTGRDVSEDVVLLYRRLLEIAPSLGAHVGFAAALANSGQYKQALNCLNLLDDAEITNYQPFWAVRAHILMSLGNTTKASACYDRAIGLASDASVRRFLQEKKRHLVVGN from the coding sequence ATGGCTGACGCGCGGGCGATTGCCGAAGAAACCGCCCGCGCATCCTACGGCCGTTTGCTTGCATGGCTATCCGCAAGAACCGGCGACGTAGCGGCGGCGGAAGATGCCCTTGCCGATGCGTTCCGCGCCGCTCTTGAAAACTGGCCGGAAAAAGGTCTGCCGAACTCGCCCGAAGCATGGATTTTAACGACAGCGCGGCGAAAGCTGATTGATCAAGCCCGAAAAAACAAAACACGTGTGGAAGCGGTTTCAGCACTCCTGCTTGCAGCAGAAGAAACTGAAGATGAGGCGAATTCTGAACGCTCCATACCCGATAAGCGCCTGGAACTCATGTTTGCCTGCGCACATCCAGCCATAGATGCGAGCGTCCGTACCCCTCTTATGCTTCAGACTGTGCTCGGCCTTGATGCGGCGCGTATTGCCTCAGCCTTTCTGATTTCGCCAAAAGCCATGAGCGCCAGGCTGGTGCGCGCGAAACGCAAAATAAAAGACGCCAGGATCCCGTTTGAAACGCCGGCGATCGAGGTGTTACCCGAACGCATAAACGCTGTGCTTGATTCCATCTACGCCGCTTTCGGTACCGGCTGGAACGATTTTGACGGCGCGGACGAAGGATCAAGCGACCTTGCTCATGAGGCCATATTTCTCGCAACGCTACTCACAAAGCTCGCACCTGATGAAGCAGAGGTCTGGGGACTGTTAGCTTTAACGCTACACGCTGAGGCTCGGCGCGAAGCACGCAGACATAACGATATTTATGTGCCGCTTGAAGAGCAGGACGTGAGAAAATGGGGTTTGTCCTTTATTGAGAAAGCGGAAGAGGCGCTGGCGCGCGCATGGTCTTTAAAAAAACCGGGCCGCTATCAACTTGAGGCCGCCATTCAATCCGCCCATGCGAATTCGCGCCTCACAGGCAGAGACGTTTCTGAAGACGTCGTTCTTCTTTACCGGCGACTACTGGAAATTGCGCCAAGTCTAGGTGCTCACGTTGGTTTTGCGGCGGCACTCGCCAATAGCGGACAGTACAAACAAGCACTCAACTGTCTTAATCTTCTGGATGATGCTGAGATCACCAACTACCAACCTTTTTGGGCTGTTCGTGCGCATATTTTGATGAGCCTGGGGAATACAACTAAAGCGTCGGCCTGTTATGACCGTGCCATCGGCCTTGCATCTGACGCATCCGTCAGACGCTTTCTTCAGGAGAAAAAACGCCATTTAGTTGTTGGAAACTAG
- a CDS encoding YciI family protein gives MKVMLLASEAPEDFALRDNKEKFDAYMGEWYAYGDAMTKEGVFISGAPLEPPSSATVVSVRNGVRKVEDGPFPDAKEQLGGFFIIDTADMNAAADWAARCPAAKNGVVEARPVMEYEGEE, from the coding sequence ATGAAAGTCATGTTGCTGGCCAGTGAAGCGCCAGAAGATTTCGCCTTACGCGACAACAAAGAAAAATTCGACGCCTATATGGGTGAATGGTACGCCTATGGCGACGCCATGACAAAAGAGGGCGTATTCATCAGCGGCGCGCCGCTTGAACCGCCGTCGTCGGCGACTGTCGTTTCTGTTCGCAACGGCGTTCGCAAGGTCGAGGACGGTCCCTTTCCGGATGCAAAAGAACAGCTTGGTGGCTTTTTCATCATCGATACGGCCGACATGAACGCCGCCGCCGATTGGGCTGCGCGGTGTCCAGCGGCGAAGAACGGTGTTGTTGAAGCCAGACCAGTCATGGAATACGAGGGAGAAGAATAA
- a CDS encoding Fe2+-dependent dioxygenase, with amino-acid sequence MLLQIDKILSAPECEAIVSAVGDPALWRDGKETAKGGAKSVKSNTQAAASAPPVKGSVSKILDTLRAHPVFQAAAQPADFIRPTINRYSPGMSYGDHVDAPYINNLRTDLSFTLFLTDPDTYAGGELVIDNQGHEDRIKGSAGSLVLYPSSSVHRVDEVTTGERICCIGWVKSRIRSAEQRGLLFEIEQTLADLRDVNAPSQTHNRLLNVRNNLLRLFGE; translated from the coding sequence ATGCTGTTGCAGATCGACAAGATTTTGTCCGCGCCAGAGTGTGAGGCGATTGTTAGTGCTGTGGGCGATCCTGCGCTGTGGCGCGATGGAAAAGAAACAGCAAAGGGCGGGGCGAAGTCCGTAAAATCAAACACGCAGGCTGCCGCCAGCGCGCCGCCCGTTAAAGGCTCGGTCAGCAAAATTCTCGATACTCTGCGTGCACACCCGGTTTTTCAGGCAGCCGCGCAGCCGGCCGATTTCATTCGCCCAACGATCAACCGCTATAGCCCAGGCATGTCATATGGCGATCATGTGGATGCGCCATACATTAACAATCTCCGCACCGATCTTTCCTTCACGTTATTTCTGACCGACCCGGATACATATGCGGGAGGCGAACTCGTCATCGACAACCAAGGGCATGAAGACAGAATAAAAGGATCGGCCGGCAGCCTCGTTCTTTACCCTTCATCCTCCGTTCACCGGGTTGACGAAGTGACGACAGGCGAGCGCATCTGTTGTATTGGATGGGTGAAAAGCCGCATCCGCTCGGCTGAACAACGCGGCCTTTTGTTTGAGATAGAACAGACCCTGGCTGACTTGCGTGATGTGAACGCGCCAAGCCAAACACATAATCGCCTATTGAACGTCAGGAATAATTTGCTCCGGCTATTTGGCGAATAA
- a CDS encoding YciI family protein: protein MKYLFLLYDDENVWDEMPEDKRNEIFGSYMAYSEALKKSGAFIGGEPLVHSREAKRVRQTQVQDGPFADGKEQLGGYYMIDAKNLDEALDWAARCPCAELGHVEVRPVWNIEG from the coding sequence ATGAAGTATCTCTTTCTTCTCTATGATGACGAAAATGTCTGGGACGAAATGCCTGAAGACAAGCGTAATGAGATTTTCGGATCCTATATGGCTTATTCTGAGGCCTTGAAAAAATCCGGCGCGTTTATCGGCGGCGAACCGCTGGTCCATTCGCGAGAGGCGAAACGGGTGCGTCAGACACAAGTGCAGGACGGCCCTTTTGCCGACGGAAAAGAGCAACTCGGCGGATACTACATGATCGACGCTAAAAATCTTGACGAGGCGCTGGACTGGGCAGCGCGTTGTCCGTGTGCGGAGCTAGGTCATGTTGAAGTCCGCCCTGTCTGGAATATCGAAGGCTAA